The nucleotide window CCGGTGCTGGTGGGGCTGGGCGTGCGCGAACTGTCGGTCAGCCCGGCGCAGATCGGCGAGATCAAGGCGCGAGTGCGCGACCTCGATACCGTCAAGTGCGCCTGTCTCAGCGCCGAATTGCTGAATCTGGGCAGTGCCGCTGCGGTGCGCCAGGCCTGTCATCAACACTGGCCCCTGGGCTGAGTACGTCGAAGAACAATAAGGGAGAACCGCCATGTACCAGCATTTCATCGAAGGACTGCAACGTCTCGGCCGGGCACTGATGCTGCCCATCGCGATCCTGCCGATCGCCGGCCTGTTGCTGCGCCTGGGCGACACCGATCTTTTGAACATCGCCATCATCCACGATGCCGGGCAAGCGATCTTCGCCAACCTGGCGATGATCTTCGCCATCGGCATCGCCGTGGGTTTCGCCCGGGACAATAACGGTACGGCGGGGTTGGCCGGGGCCATCGGCTACCTGGTGATGATCGCCACGCTGAAGGTGCTCGACGCCAGCATCAACATGGGCATGCTCGCCGGGATCATCAGCGGCCTGCTCGCGGGGGCACTGTACAACCGATTCAAGGACATCAAGCTGCCGGAGTACCTGGCGTTCTTTGGCGGCCGGCGCTTCGTGCCGATCGTCACCGGCTTCAGCGCTGTGGGCCTGGGGCTGGTGTTCGGCCTGATCTGGCCGCCGATCCAGCAAGGCATCAACAGCTTCGGCGCGCTGTTGATGGAAAGCGGCAGCCTGGGTGCATTCGTGTTCGGGGTGTTCAACCGACTGCTGATCGTCACCGGCCTGCACCATATCCTCAACAACATGGCCTGGTTCATCTTCGGCAGCTTCACCGACCCGCACACCGGTGCGGTGGTGACCGGCGACCTGACCCGCTATTTTGCCGGCGACCCCAACGGCGGCCAGTTCATGACCGGCATGTTCCCGGTGATGCTCTTCGGCCTGCCCGCCGCCTGCCTGGCGATGTACCGCAACGCCCTGCCCCAGCGGCGCAAAGTCATGGGCGGGATCCTGTTGTCCATGGCGCTGACCTCGTTTCTCACCGGGGTCACCGAGCCGGTGGAGTTCGCCTTCATGTTCCTCGCGCCGTTGCTGTTCCTGTTGCATGCCTTGCTCACCGGGCTGTCGATGGCCATCACCGACTGGCTGAACATTCGCCTGGGCTTTACCTTCTCCGGCGGCTTCATCGACATGGTCCTGGGCTGGGGCAAATCGAACAACGGCTGGCTGGTGGTGCCGGTGGGCCTGGCCTACGCGGTGATCTACTACACCGTGTTCGACTTCTGCATCCGCCGCTTCGACCTGAAGACTCCCGGTCGTGAAGACGTCCCGACCGCCGACAAACCGGTGATTGCCCAGAATGAGCGAGCCGGGGCCTACATCGCGGCACTCGGCGGCGCCGGCAACCTGATC belongs to Pseudomonas sp. B21-028 and includes:
- the nagE gene encoding N-acetylglucosamine-specific PTS transporter subunit IIBC, whose protein sequence is MYQHFIEGLQRLGRALMLPIAILPIAGLLLRLGDTDLLNIAIIHDAGQAIFANLAMIFAIGIAVGFARDNNGTAGLAGAIGYLVMIATLKVLDASINMGMLAGIISGLLAGALYNRFKDIKLPEYLAFFGGRRFVPIVTGFSAVGLGLVFGLIWPPIQQGINSFGALLMESGSLGAFVFGVFNRLLIVTGLHHILNNMAWFIFGSFTDPHTGAVVTGDLTRYFAGDPNGGQFMTGMFPVMLFGLPAACLAMYRNALPQRRKVMGGILLSMALTSFLTGVTEPVEFAFMFLAPLLFLLHALLTGLSMAITDWLNIRLGFTFSGGFIDMVLGWGKSNNGWLVVPVGLAYAVIYYTVFDFCIRRFDLKTPGREDVPTADKPVIAQNERAGAYIAALGGAGNLITVGACTTRLRLDMVDRSKASDAQLKALGAMAVVRPGNGGSLQVVVGPMADSIADEIRLALPVTGSVDRPECEPVQVESATLSTEQVGQWLDALGGKDNVLALECVAQTRLRVQLEDARRLSEADLKVLGCQGVSQMDGGIWHVLVGDRAGAMSDALRATLNHRNTCANPL